A stretch of the Gossypium hirsutum isolate 1008001.06 chromosome D07, Gossypium_hirsutum_v2.1, whole genome shotgun sequence genome encodes the following:
- the LOC107954582 gene encoding spastin has translation MSFIKDIIDSLSSIISTDSMPYESTQKPSSSTCQNMEGIAGNERTAYKLKGYFDLAKGEIDKAVRAEEWGLVDDALIHYKNAQRILIEASSTPTPSYISSSEQEKVKSYRQKISKWQGQVSERLQVLSRRSGSTSANKNALTHAQTAAVSPRASNSRRDVLQKSPRNPVVRNQADKVGSSKSAQESANGYESKLVEMINTAIVDRSPAVKWDDVAGLEKAKQALMEMVILPTRRRDLFTGLRRPARGLLLFGPPGNGKTMLAKAVASESQATFFNVSASSLTSKWVGEGEKLVRTLFMVAISKQPSVIFMDEIDSVMSTRLANENDASRRLKSEFLIQFDGVTSNPNDLVIVIGATNKPQELDDAVLRRLVKRIYVPLPDENVRRLLLKHKLKGQEFSLPGRDLEQLVRETEGYSGSDLQALCEEAAMMPIRELGSNILTVKANQVRPLRYEDFQKAMSVIRPSLNKSKWEELEQWNQEFGSN, from the exons ATGCCATATGAATCAACGCAAAAGCCTAGTTCGTCCACGTGTCAGAACATGGAGGGAATAGCTGGAAACGAACGCACCGCGTATAAGCTCAAAGGATACTTCGATTTGGCCAAAGGAGAGATCGACAAAGCGGTTCGAGCGGAAGAATGGGGTTTAGTAGACGACGCCCTGATTCACTATAAAAATGCACAGCGAATTCTGATCGAGGCTAGCTCCACTCCCACACCTTCATATATCAGCTCTAG TGAACAAGAAAAGGTGAAATCGTATAGGCAAAAGATATCGAAATGGCAAGGTCAAGTATCTGAGAGACTACAGGTTTTAAGTCGCCGATCAG GTAGCACATCCGCTAATAAG AACGCCTTAACTCATGCACAAACTGCTGCAGTTTCACCAAGAGCATCAAATTCTAGGAGAGATGTGTTACAAAAGTCTCCTCGTAACCCGGTGGTGAGAAATCAGGCTGATAAAGTTGGGAGTTCGAAATCTGCTCAAGAATCTGCTAATGGTTATGAGTCGAAGTTGGTTGAAATGATCAATACAGCAATAGTTGATAGAAGCCCTGCTGTTAAATGGGATGATGTTG CTGGCCTAGAAAAGGCTAAGCAAGCACTGATGGAAATGGTTATTCTGCCAACTAGAAGGCGGGACTTGTTCACTGGACTTAGAAGGCCAGCTAGAG GTCTGCTTCTTTTTGGTCCACCTGGTAATGGGAAGACCATGCTTGCCAAAGCAGTTGCATCTGAATCACAGGCAACATTCTTCAATGTTTCTGCATCCTCTCTAACATCAAAATGG GTAGGAGAGGGTGAAAAGCTTGTTCGGACTCTCTTCATGGTTGCTATATCCAAACAGCCATctgttattttcatggatgaa ATTGATAGTGTCATGTCTACCAGGTTGGCAAATGAAAATGATGCTAGTAGACGGTTGAAGTCAGAGTTTTTAATCCAGTTTGATGGAGTGACATCCAATCCTAATGATTTAGTAATTGTCATTG GTGCCACTAATAAGCCTCAGGAATTGGATGATGCTGTTCTTAGAAGATTG GTTAAGAGGATATATGTACCTCTTCCAGATGAAAATGTTAGAAGACTGCTTCTAAAACACAAACTCAAGGGTCAAGAATTTTCCCTACCTG GTCGGGACCTAGAACAACTTGTGAGGGAGACGGAAG GGTATTCTGGAAGTGATCTGCAAGCATTATGTGAAGAAGCGGCTATGATGCCAATTAGAGAGCTTGGTTCAAATATACTTACTGTGAAGGCAAATCAG GTGAGACCTCTAAGATATGAAGACTTTCAGAAGGCAATGTCTGTTATCAGGCCCAGTTTAAACAAAAGCAAGTGGGAAGAACTTGAACAATGGAATCAGGAGTTTGGCTCTAACTAA